The following coding sequences are from one Thermostaphylospora chromogena window:
- a CDS encoding NADP-dependent oxidoreductase — MKAVRYHSYGSSDVLVLEEADHPVADAGQVVLRVAGTAFNPVDVPIRAGMVREVFPVRFPHIPNYDVSGVITEVGDGVTGWSAGDAVVAFLPMTAPGAAAEYVAAPAGVLAAAPRSVDLADAAALPSVALTAWQSLFEHAALRAGQTLLINGAGGGVGGYAVQLAKRAGVTVTATAGARSRARVQAYGADHIVDYTATPLPEAVAGQRFDVVLNLVRTSPEETAALVGLVADGGAFVSTTVPAPEDTGRGVRTVQVFARSDAAQLAELVKRVDAGELKIDVAERRPLTDLAAVHELAVAGKLAGRTVLIP; from the coding sequence ATGAAGGCCGTGCGGTACCACTCCTACGGGAGCAGCGACGTCCTGGTGCTCGAGGAGGCGGACCATCCGGTGGCGGATGCGGGGCAAGTGGTGCTGCGGGTGGCCGGCACCGCGTTCAACCCGGTGGACGTCCCGATCCGGGCGGGCATGGTGCGCGAGGTGTTCCCGGTGCGGTTCCCGCACATCCCGAACTACGACGTGTCGGGCGTCATCACCGAGGTCGGGGACGGGGTGACCGGGTGGAGCGCCGGGGACGCGGTGGTGGCGTTCCTGCCGATGACCGCGCCCGGCGCCGCCGCCGAGTACGTCGCCGCGCCCGCCGGCGTACTGGCCGCCGCCCCCCGCTCGGTCGACCTGGCCGACGCGGCGGCACTGCCCTCGGTCGCGCTCACGGCCTGGCAGTCGCTGTTCGAGCACGCCGCGCTGCGGGCCGGGCAGACTCTGCTGATCAACGGCGCGGGCGGCGGCGTCGGCGGGTACGCGGTGCAGCTGGCCAAGCGCGCCGGCGTCACCGTGACCGCGACCGCCGGCGCGCGCAGCCGGGCACGCGTCCAGGCGTACGGCGCGGACCACATCGTCGACTACACCGCCACCCCGCTCCCCGAGGCGGTGGCCGGGCAGCGGTTCGACGTGGTGCTCAACCTGGTGCGTACCAGCCCTGAGGAGACCGCCGCACTGGTGGGCCTGGTCGCCGACGGCGGAGCCTTCGTCAGCACCACCGTTCCCGCCCCGGAGGACACCGGGCGCGGGGTGCGGACGGTGCAGGTCTTCGCCCGCAGCGACGCCGCCCAGCTCGCCGAGCTGGTCAAGCGCGTCGACGCGGGCGAGCTGAAGATCGACGTGGCCGAGCGGCGGCCGCTCACCGACCTGGCCGCCGTGCACGAGCTGGCCGTCGCCGGGAAGCTGGCGGGCAGGACCGTCCTGATCCCCTGA
- a CDS encoding elongation factor G, with amino-acid sequence MGILAHVDAGKTSLTERLLHTAGVIDEPGSVDAGNTRTDTLELERRRGITIKAAVVSFPIDGVTVNLIDTPGHPDFIAEVERAFAVLDGAVLVVSAVEGVQPQTRVLMRTLQRLRIPTLIFVNKIDRRGADPERVLDEIAAKLTRSIVPMGRVVAPGTAKAAFETGDIEPDVLAEHDDALLAAYVAGVPLSRGRLRRALTRQSRRALVHPVYFGSALTGAGVAELTCGIARLLPAAAGDADGPLSGTVFKIERGRSDGKIAYVRLFSGTLRVRDRLADDARVTSISVFRDGSAVRSDRLVAGQIGRIGGLANARIGDHLGEPPANRGETRFAPPTLETVVEPVRAADRGALHAALTQLAEQDPLIDLRQGRDELYVSLYGEVQKEVIAATLADEYGVAVTFRESSTVYIERPVGTGAAVEFNGKGDNPFLATIGLRVDPAPPGSGVGYDLAVELGSMPYAFMKVVEDTVRETLQEGLYGWRVTDCRITLTHTGYSPKQSAMHAGFDKSISSTGYDFRGLVPLVLMEALRRAGTRVYEPVYRFHFETPPDTLGQVLPALAQLRAVPEVTEGGVTGLIPAAMVHRLHQALPTLTRGEGVLDTAFDHYRAVTGPPPVRRRTDHNPLDRKEYLLHVLRRV; translated from the coding sequence TTGGGAATTCTTGCGCATGTAGACGCGGGTAAGACCAGCCTCACCGAGCGGCTGCTGCACACCGCCGGTGTCATCGACGAGCCCGGCAGCGTCGACGCGGGCAACACCCGGACCGACACGCTTGAGCTGGAGCGGCGGCGTGGCATCACCATCAAGGCCGCCGTCGTCTCCTTCCCGATCGACGGCGTCACGGTCAACCTGATCGACACTCCCGGGCACCCTGACTTCATCGCGGAGGTGGAGCGGGCGTTCGCCGTGCTGGACGGCGCGGTGCTCGTGGTATCGGCCGTCGAAGGGGTGCAGCCGCAGACCAGGGTGCTGATGCGGACGCTGCAGCGGCTGCGCATCCCGACGCTGATCTTCGTCAACAAGATCGACCGCAGGGGCGCGGATCCCGAGCGGGTCCTCGACGAGATCGCCGCCAAGCTCACCCGGTCGATCGTGCCCATGGGTCGGGTCGTCGCGCCCGGCACCGCGAAGGCCGCCTTCGAGACGGGTGACATCGAGCCGGATGTGCTCGCCGAGCACGACGACGCGCTGCTCGCCGCCTACGTAGCAGGCGTGCCGCTGTCCCGCGGGCGGCTGCGCCGTGCGCTGACCAGGCAGTCCCGGCGGGCCCTGGTGCATCCGGTGTACTTCGGCTCGGCCCTCACCGGCGCCGGGGTGGCGGAGCTGACCTGCGGCATCGCGCGCCTGCTGCCCGCCGCTGCGGGTGACGCGGACGGGCCGCTGTCGGGCACGGTGTTCAAGATCGAGCGCGGCCGGTCGGACGGGAAGATCGCCTACGTGCGGCTGTTCTCCGGGACGCTGCGCGTCCGCGACCGGCTCGCCGACGACGCCAGGGTGACCTCGATCAGCGTGTTTCGCGACGGCTCCGCCGTACGGTCTGACCGGCTGGTCGCCGGGCAGATCGGGCGGATCGGAGGGCTGGCGAACGCGCGGATCGGCGACCACCTGGGCGAGCCGCCCGCGAACCGGGGTGAGACGCGGTTCGCGCCGCCGACGCTGGAAACGGTGGTGGAACCGGTGCGCGCGGCCGACCGCGGCGCGCTGCACGCGGCGCTCACTCAGCTCGCCGAGCAGGACCCGCTGATCGACCTACGCCAGGGACGCGACGAGCTGTACGTCTCGCTCTACGGCGAGGTGCAGAAGGAGGTCATCGCGGCCACCCTCGCCGACGAGTACGGCGTGGCCGTCACCTTCCGCGAATCCAGCACCGTGTACATCGAACGCCCCGTCGGAACCGGAGCCGCGGTGGAGTTCAACGGCAAGGGCGACAACCCGTTCCTGGCCACGATCGGGCTGCGGGTGGATCCCGCTCCCCCCGGCAGCGGAGTCGGCTACGACCTGGCGGTGGAGCTGGGCTCGATGCCCTACGCCTTCATGAAGGTGGTTGAGGACACCGTGCGCGAGACGCTGCAGGAGGGCCTGTACGGCTGGCGGGTCACCGACTGCCGGATCACCCTGACGCACACCGGCTACTCGCCCAAGCAGAGCGCGATGCACGCGGGCTTCGACAAGAGCATCTCGAGCACCGGGTACGACTTCCGCGGGCTGGTGCCGCTGGTGCTGATGGAGGCGCTGCGGCGGGCCGGAACCCGGGTCTACGAGCCGGTATACCGCTTCCACTTCGAGACCCCGCCCGACACGCTGGGCCAGGTGCTGCCCGCCTTGGCGCAGCTCCGCGCGGTGCCCGAGGTGACGGAGGGCGGCGTGACCGGCCTGATCCCCGCGGCCATGGTGCACCGGCTGCACCAGGCGCTGCCCACGCTGACCCGCGGCGAGGGCGTGCTCGACACCGCCTTCGACCACTACCGGGCGGTGACCGGGCCGCCGCCGGTGCGTCGCCGTACCGACCACAATCCGCTCGACCGCAAGGAATACCTGCTACACGTACTGCGGCGGGTGTAG